The proteins below are encoded in one region of Bremerella sp. P1:
- a CDS encoding RNA polymerase sigma factor has product MLSEDQQVRFTAFWTDAQPSVSQYVASLIRDQWAVRDVVQNTSMILLRKYPEYDDTQPFLPWALVTCPHE; this is encoded by the coding sequence ATGCTTTCGGAAGACCAACAAGTTCGATTTACTGCTTTTTGGACCGACGCTCAGCCGAGTGTGAGTCAGTATGTGGCATCACTGATTCGGGACCAGTGGGCGGTTCGAGATGTCGTTCAGAATACTTCCATGATTCTGCTGCGGAAGTATCCAGAGTACGACGATACTCAGCCCTTTCTTCCGTGGGCATTGGTGACCTGCCCCCACGAATGA
- a CDS encoding IS3 family transposase (programmed frameshift), which produces MPRRRFTPEQIIQHLREAEVLLSQDKTIAQACKAIGVTEQTYYRWRKEYGGVRTDQAKRLKELEKENARLKRLLADAELDKAILKEAAFGKLLSPDKRRRFVEHVRDTLGRERVSERRACRVLGQPRSTQRRVRWVPDDEPRLVREMIELAEQYGRYGYRRITEMLRRKGWQVNHKRIERLWRREGLKVPKRQPKRRRLWLNDGSCVRLRPSQRDEVWSYDFVHHRTHDGRAFRMLTLIDEYTRECLAIDVARQLTSEDVLERLSDLFVRRGVPDFIRSDNGSEFTATKVRDWLERVEVNTLYIEPGSPWENGYIESFNGKLRDELLDRELLDTLLEAKVLIERWRVEYNTVRPHSSLGYRPPAPEAILPGEAASATLQHLPLEESLKTTT; this is translated from the exons ATGCCTAGAAGAAGATTCACGCCCGAGCAGATCATTCAGCATCTCCGCGAAGCGGAGGTGCTTCTTTCGCAGGACAAGACAATTGCCCAGGCCTGCAAGGCCATCGGCGTCACAGAGCAGACGTACTACCGCTGGCGGAAGGAGTATGGTGGTGTTCGTACCGATCAGGCCAAGCGTTTGAAAGAGCTCGAGAAAGAGAACGCTCGCCTGAAGCGACTGCTGGCTGATGCCGAACTCGACAAGGCGATCCTGAAGGAGGCCGCTT TCGGGAAACTTCTGAGCCCGGACAAGCGACGGCGATTCGTCGAGCACGTGCGAGATACCTTGGGACGCGAGCGAGTCTCAGAACGGAGGGCCTGCCGGGTGCTGGGACAGCCTCGTTCCACGCAGCGCCGTGTTCGCTGGGTTCCCGATGACGAGCCTCGCCTGGTCCGGGAGATGATTGAACTTGCTGAACAGTACGGCCGTTATGGCTATCGGCGAATTACCGAGATGCTACGACGGAAAGGTTGGCAGGTGAACCATAAACGCATTGAACGCCTGTGGCGTCGTGAAGGCCTGAAAGTGCCGAAAAGGCAGCCTAAACGACGTCGCCTGTGGCTTAATGATGGTTCGTGTGTTCGCTTGCGGCCGAGTCAACGCGATGAGGTCTGGAGCTATGACTTCGTGCATCACCGAACGCACGATGGTCGAGCCTTCCGGATGCTGACACTGATCGATGAATACACACGTGAGTGCCTGGCGATCGACGTGGCCCGACAACTAACCAGTGAGGACGTCTTGGAGCGGCTTAGTGACCTGTTTGTTCGCCGAGGCGTGCCGGACTTCATCCGGAGCGACAACGGCTCAGAGTTCACCGCCACAAAGGTGCGTGACTGGCTGGAACGAGTCGAGGTGAACACCTTGTACATTGAACCAGGCAGCCCGTGGGAGAATGGCTATATCGAATCCTTCAACGGGAAGTTACGCGATGAACTGCTCGATCGAGAGCTCTTAGACACGCTCCTGGAGGCAAAAGTGTTGATCGAACGATGGCGCGTCGAGTACAACACGGTACGCCCGCACAGTTCGCTGGGGTACCGTCCACCGGCACCGGAGGCAATTCTTCCAGGGGAAGCTGCTTCCGCTACGCTCCAGCACCTTCCCCTGGAAGAATCCTTGAAAACTACAACTTAA
- a CDS encoding GDSL-type esterase/lipase family protein — MFSQLQAVLSGCLLLFLTATSLAAPPHADWFPKATPLPKPTGEVIQAATVEELFAAARDVKPGGTVLIADGHYRMPRYFEIATDNVTVRGVSGNRDKVVLDAAGSRHGELLGVTGCEGVTIADLTIQNVKFNGIKINSDRGAQRVTVHNCVLHNIWQRGIKAPGIRDDDPRRRPRDCRVQFCLFYNDRAKQFADDQTDTAKTFNGNYIGGIDVKNTTDWKITDNVFMGIQGRTREGRGCIYISENGRKCVIERNIFLNCDIAIALGNPSLEYSKHHAVDCTVRGNFISDCPETGILSCYTKDCEIANNSIHDPNSRLGRLVWVLNANDGLSIVNNLLVGRPVLTTSDSRIQQKGNTVYSSLAEARTANGTAGQKTLSLTQMSDAIELPKEYAKQQAQQQASLLKPGVQPKDVIEAMRKVHQGFNGQQGYVAQFGDSITYSMAFWTPIGWDDPDRFLMHDDGMPKAPKNTRWRDYVKGTKDKGPKHANYSGWTVGQLNRAVDEVLARDKPEVAIIMIGTNDISGGKLPAAYRVGLEQVVQKCLDAKCVPILNTIPPRRGRDEAVAAANETIRNVATEMHVPLADFHSECVRLRPADSWDGTVISRDGVHPSGGKSNEYTEDNMRNCGYALRNWINFLVLRQIYFQVLDKD, encoded by the coding sequence ATGTTTTCACAACTGCAAGCGGTTCTATCCGGTTGTCTGCTCCTTTTCCTCACAGCGACCAGCCTGGCTGCGCCGCCGCACGCTGATTGGTTTCCCAAGGCGACGCCGCTGCCAAAACCGACAGGCGAAGTGATTCAAGCCGCGACGGTCGAAGAATTGTTTGCCGCCGCTCGCGATGTGAAGCCGGGCGGTACGGTTCTGATCGCGGACGGGCATTACCGAATGCCTCGGTACTTTGAGATCGCGACCGACAATGTCACTGTGCGCGGCGTCTCGGGGAATCGCGACAAGGTCGTGCTCGATGCCGCCGGAAGCCGCCATGGCGAACTGCTCGGCGTTACCGGCTGCGAAGGAGTAACGATCGCGGATTTGACGATTCAAAACGTCAAGTTCAACGGCATCAAGATTAACTCCGATCGTGGCGCTCAGCGCGTGACGGTACACAACTGCGTGCTGCACAACATCTGGCAGCGTGGTATCAAGGCGCCGGGTATCCGCGACGACGACCCAAGGCGGCGCCCGCGCGATTGTCGAGTTCAGTTTTGTTTGTTCTACAACGACCGGGCGAAACAATTTGCTGACGACCAAACCGACACGGCAAAGACGTTCAACGGCAATTACATCGGCGGCATTGACGTTAAGAATACGACCGACTGGAAGATCACGGATAACGTCTTTATGGGCATCCAAGGACGGACGCGTGAAGGACGCGGATGCATCTACATCTCGGAGAACGGCCGCAAATGCGTGATTGAGCGGAACATCTTTCTGAACTGCGACATTGCGATTGCTTTGGGAAACCCGTCGTTGGAATACTCGAAGCACCACGCGGTCGATTGCACGGTCAGGGGCAATTTCATTTCGGATTGCCCAGAGACGGGAATCCTGTCTTGTTACACCAAGGATTGCGAGATTGCCAACAACTCAATCCACGATCCCAATAGCCGGCTGGGAAGGCTCGTCTGGGTGCTGAACGCGAACGACGGGCTAAGCATCGTCAACAACTTGCTCGTCGGGCGGCCCGTCCTTACCACTAGCGACAGCCGGATTCAGCAGAAAGGTAACACCGTCTATTCGTCACTGGCAGAAGCCCGCACCGCGAATGGAACGGCGGGACAAAAGACTCTTTCTTTAACTCAAATGTCCGATGCTATCGAACTACCGAAAGAGTACGCAAAGCAGCAGGCGCAACAGCAAGCCTCGCTATTGAAGCCAGGCGTGCAACCAAAAGACGTCATCGAGGCGATGCGGAAAGTTCATCAGGGATTCAATGGCCAGCAAGGCTATGTCGCGCAGTTCGGCGATTCAATCACTTATTCAATGGCGTTCTGGACGCCGATCGGCTGGGATGATCCGGATCGATTCCTGATGCACGACGACGGGATGCCCAAAGCGCCCAAGAACACCCGTTGGCGCGACTATGTGAAGGGAACGAAAGACAAAGGGCCCAAGCATGCCAACTACTCCGGTTGGACCGTCGGGCAATTAAATAGAGCAGTGGATGAAGTTCTAGCCCGCGACAAACCGGAAGTGGCGATCATCATGATCGGCACCAACGACATCTCGGGCGGCAAGCTGCCCGCGGCGTATCGTGTCGGGTTGGAACAGGTCGTGCAGAAATGCCTTGATGCGAAATGCGTTCCGATACTAAACACGATTCCTCCTCGCCGAGGCCGCGACGAGGCGGTGGCCGCCGCGAACGAGACGATCCGCAACGTCGCAACGGAGATGCACGTGCCGCTGGCGGACTTTCACTCCGAATGTGTGCGACTTCGTCCCGCCGATTCATGGGACGGTACGGTGATCTCCCGCGACGGCGTCCATCCCAGCGGCGGCAAGTCGAACGAGTACACCGAGGACAACA